The Hordeum vulgare subsp. vulgare chromosome 7H, MorexV3_pseudomolecules_assembly, whole genome shotgun sequence DNA window GCACGCAAAAATGGTTACACCGCAGCCAATAGTCAACTAAATAGAGTGCAGCTGCTGACAAGTTCTGAATAGTGGTAACGATGCTAACATAAATAAAGAGGCAAAAGGAAGGATGTGCGCACAAGTCATGAAACAATCGCACTATACATATGTGTAATCATCAGGATGATGCACTTGATAGAGCAGCCATTGCAATTTTCCATACAATAATTGCAACGACATACTTTGAAAAGGCTCACTTGAGACATGTAAAAACAAGCTACTTAAGTACAATTCACCTCCCCTGCGGCTTCCAGGTTGTTTCTTCTATAAAAACATGCCACCCAGGGCTAGTCCTGGCTGATCTCGTGTTATTAGAAGTACAAGTCACAACAAAGTATCCACTAGGCTTTGTTCTACGGACATCCCAAAGAAATGTGACTACATGAGAATTATGTTGGTTCCAAGGAATATGAATAAGATTGAAGGCTTAGGGTAATATACAGAGGCAAATAGGAACAGGTAGATAAAATAACTTCCACCTGCTAAGAACTGGATGGTTTACATAATCAAAATATCAGCCACTGGGTCTTGTTTTTACTCAAAAGAACATTAAAAAATGACAGGTAGACAATGCAATTCTTTGCCCGGCTACATCATACTGAACTATAGAGATCTTAAAAAGTCAATAGAAAAGAGATGGAACATAATATAATCAATACAGACAGCAAACCAAAATAATGTCCTAACTACGAACCAAAAAACACATAAAAGTACAGATTTGCGTGCCAGTTTACAAGACAAACATCTACAATGTAGAGTATTAAGATGCATAATCCAATATAAGCCCACAAGTCCTTAACATTGAACCAAAATAGACCAACACCAAACTTCAAAAGTATACTAGTCAACGAAGGAGTTGTTACAAACAGGAAAAAGGACCCTTTCTGCTGTAATGGACGGTATAACAGAAACTCTGCAGTCTTCTTAAACAGCTAATACTGATGGATGGGCAAAAAGCGATGCATTATGCAGGACAAGTTAGACATAACAGAAACTCCACCTCTCAAACATATATACTACAAGGAAACTATTATGCCAAAGAACAAATAGCAACTTTGTTATCATGAGGCATGTTTAGGTTTCAACTGTGTTATTATAGGAAAGCGATCTGCACATTATGTGGCTATACAATACACCTAAGACTACTATATTGACAGGGGACACAGTTGAGCTGCAACTCTTGCAAATTCTGTTAACGATAGCAACAAGTAAACCTGCCTTCCACTTTACATATTACACAAATCAAGACCCCGTAAGTTACAGCATTTGCCTCGTATGCTGCTCAACCACGAGTGTAGTCTCCCAAAACTCTGTTTATGGATAGCAACAAAGCATTGAGAGAAGATCCCTTTGCTTGATTACCAGAATGTTTGCTGCTGTGTAGTGCACTAGTGCATCATAATGTCTGTTCTGACATGGAATTTGTGATCTTTACATCCGATGAAAATAGTTGCCTACTCGAACTTTAGAACATTTTCTAACTTTGGTGTTCCTACAAATTGCCAAACCAAGTATTTTCTGCTGAAATAAGATATAACCAAAACCAATACTAAGCACAATAATATACACACCATGCCTAACAGTGATGTGCGATTCCGGTCCTTAAAGGTTGGACATAAACTAGATTCATCAATCTCTTACAAAGTCATCAAACTGGCAGTGCAATGTCCATGCTTGGCCACAACTAGGACTGataaatcgggttctaattcccatGCTTGGTTCAGGATGCCCAGATAGCCTAGTTTGTAGTGCATTGCCTCAAGGCAGGCAATAAACCATCTAATCAGCCAAGAACGACCGCTCCATGTGATGGATTGAAGCAAAGCAGCTGATGCTGAATACCCAGAAGGCGCAACAAAAAATTGTTCGAAAACTAGAGCACATCATTAGTGCCGACTCCCTAATCAGCCAACAGACAACATTCAGCGACATGTGTGGCTTAACCCAGGAACACGCACCCACTGGCTCGGCTGGGAACCGCCCAAATCAGCCAGCAAGTAAGCCCGCGTCGTACGCACCAATCCATCCATCTAGAACCACCAACGGGGTCGGCAGGAGCGCCAGCCCCTACCCGGAGACGAACGGAGCGCCAGATCCGCAGTTCAGCGCGCGCAGGAAACGGATCTAACGGGGCCGGACGCCCGCGCGCAGACGCGGCTGTGGGGCGAAGGGGGCGGTCGGCGATGGGGCTTCGcgggagaggaggagggggagggcgtGGCCGGTTGGTTACCTTGCCGCCGAAGAGGAAGACCCCGGCGAGGCCGGCGGCGCCGACGCTGCCCCAGATGACGACCGTGGAGGAGAGCAGGGACCAGTTGCGGTAGATCATCCTCGCTCGCTCGATCCTTCGTTGAATTCGCCtctcgatcgatcgatcgatcgctCGCTTCTTCCGCGGCGGACTTGGGGAAGAGAGAGGCGGATTTGGGGAAggggagagaaaaaaaaaaggttGCAGCCTTCGGGCTACGCCAGAAGAAGCGTGAAATGGAGAGATCGGGTACGAGGTCTGTGAAAATACAGTGAGACCCACGGCCCAGCCCAATATAGAGGGCCAGTTCGGTTCTGTGAAAATAAGCTGCTCTGGAATAAGTCACATACAAGCTGCTGTGGAAATGAGACCAAGAAAATAAGTCATCCAATTCTTTTCAAC harbors:
- the LOC123411138 gene encoding succinate dehydrogenase subunit 8A, mitochondrial yields the protein MIYRNWSLLSSTVVIWGSVGAAGLAGVFLFGGKEKFQGYLSREGERLRQQERAMMGKN